The genomic DNA AAACAAAAAAACAAAAACGAAAAAGGTCGTTTTGAAACTTACGATGCAAAAGGCATATCTCCGGACATGTCGTTTCTTGAAATGTTTGATGTTGTTAATGAACAATTAATAGGAACAGGAAAAGAACCCATTGCCTTTGATCATGATTGTAGAGAAGGAATTTGTGGTGCTTGCAGTATGTATATTAATGGCCGTCCACATGGTCCCAAAGAAGGAATTACTACCTGCCAACTGCATATGCGAAGTTTTAAAGATGGCGATACTATTGTGGTAGAACCCTGGAGAAGTGCAGCATTTCCGGTTATAAAAGACCTAGCAGTAGATAGAAGTTCATTCGATAGAATTATGTCTGCCGGCGGATTCGTGAGTGTTAATACCGGAAACGCAAAGGATGCAAATAATATATTAATAAATAAAGATGATGCAGATAGTGCCTTTAATGCAGCCGCATGTATTGGCTGCGGAGCCTGTGTGGCTGCGTGCAAAAATTCAAGCGCGATGTTATTTGTATCCGCTAAAGTTTCACAATTAGCTTTATTGCCACAAGGACAAATTGAAAAACAAGACCGTGTATTAAACATGGTAAAGCAAATGGACGAAGAAGGATTTGGTAATTGCACCAATACCGGTGCTTGTGAAGCCGAATGTCCAAAATCAATTTCCTTAGAAAATATTGCGAGATTAAACAGAGAGTATCTTGGTGCTACGTTAGCACAGAATAAATAATTTTTCTCAAGATCTGGTTTGAATTTTTTCTAAAGTTACTGAAATGTTCTTTTCTCTTGGCATCATTGCCATTTGAATTCTGCGGGCATAATGAATAGAATCTAAAATTTCCTTTTGCTTTTGTTCCACTTGTGCTTTTTGCTCAACTATTAATTTGTTCGTTTTTCTCTTTTGACTGTAACTAATAAATACAAGCACAATAATAACCAGCATAAATAACAAACCAATACTGAAAAACACTCTTTCCCTTTTCTTTTGCCTGATTTCTTCATTAGCTAATGCATTTAATTTGTCTTGTTCGGCCAACATCGTGAGTTCCTTTTTATCAAATTGATACTGCATGTCTTTTTTTACGGAAGCTTTTCTTGTTTCATCATTACTAAGACTGTCTTTCATTTTAATTTGCAGTTCAAACATATCATAAGCCTCTTTATACTTTTTCTGTTTTAAATAGATAAACCTTAATGTACGTGCTGAATTTCTTATAACTATTGGACTCTGTGTTTCTTTAGCCATTTTCATACTCTCCTGAGCTGATAACATTGCTTCACTAAATTTATCCATTTCGAAATATGCTTGTGCTATAATATCTAAAGTATTTGAAATAGATTTTTTATCTCGAACTAACTTTGCATACTTTAATCCTTCATTAAAATAATACAAAGCAGAATCATAATTCTTTGCCATTTTATGCAAAAAACCAATATTATTATTGCTTTTTGATAGCCCGTCTAAATCTTGAACATCTTGTCTGATTCTTAATGCATTTATGTGATAATAAAAAGCCTTATCCATTAAACCTAAATCGGAATTAATCATGCCTAAATAATTATAAGACGATGCAATTCGACTCGAATCATTTAGTTCTAAATTTAACTTTAGACTCCTTTCGTAATACGTTAAGGCTGTTTGCAATTCGTTTTGCTTTTTATGAATATTCCCAATATTAATTAAACATGCCGCCATCCCACGCTTATCTTTTAATTTTTCAAGCCAGGTTAAACTTAAATGATATTGTTCCAGCGCTTTTAATAAATTCCCTTGAATATCATAACCAGCGCCAATATTAATTAAAGAATAGGCGGCAGTTAAACTATCATTTACTTGTAAACTATAAATAACTCCTTTTTTAAATAATTCTAATGCAGCGAAATTATTTCCTGCCAGGTTTTCCATATATCCTTTATTATTATATGCAGAGGCTAAACTTTCCTTATAATAATTTTTCAAAGATTCATTTTCACATGTTAAATTTCGTTCACATACTTTTATTATTTCTTCATTATAAATATCCCACAAATCCCTATCCTTTTCATCGTTGATTAATTCGTTAAGCGCATTAATTCTAATTGAGTCTGGAATGCTTTTTTTTAAAAGTATTTTAAGCGAATCCCGAAAACTATTTTGAGCCTGTAAATTTAAGGATGCAAGAACACCAATTAAAATAATTTGCCTTATAAAAAGAATTGACAGTTTAATTTTCATTTTTAACGTGTAGCTTTTCAATAATATTTTTCACTCTATTTTCACTAGGAATTTGCGCCATTTGTATTCTTTTGGCATATTTTATAGAGTCTAGTATTTCTTTTTGTTTTTCTTCTAAAATAATATTTTGCTCACTTATCACCTCTTTTTGTTTTTGAATTTCAAGATTTGCCTTACTTTTACTTTTAAAGTTACGATAGAAAATAAAAGCCAGTGAAATACTTAGTGCCAAAGCGCCAAATAATACATTTCGTTGTGTTGCTTTTTTATCAGATTCTACCTTTTGCTTTTCCAACTGTGCATTTTTAAGCGCAATTTGTGCATCTTTTTTATCTGATTCGTATTTCTCCGTCATTGCTGCAATCTCTTTTGCATTCGCTTCCGAATACAGTGTATCCTGTATATTGTTTACTTGTTGTAAGTAATATCCTGTGCTGTCAATATTACCTAATGCAGCGGAAGTAACAACCAAACGTTCACAGGCTGATTTTATCCCAATTAAATAAGAAGCTGAATTGGCATAAGACTTAGACATCAGCAAAAACTGATGTGACTTATTCATTTGCTTTAGTTTTCCATAAGTGTCGCCGATGCGCCAATAAATTTCACTTAATAATCTAGGGTCGCCTAAATGATGATATATTGGCAATACTTTATTATACGCTTCAATCGCCTCATTATATTTATTTGCTTCAGATAACAGCTGGCCCATGGCTGTATAATTTTCGGCTATTAAAGTAGAATCACCAATAATTAAAGCGTGCTTCAATGATCGCCGGAACATCATTTCTGATTCTTTGTTTAATTTCAGCTCATCGTAACAAGAACCTAAATTTATACAACAAGAGGCAATTCCATAATCATCTTTCTGTCGTTCGCGAATTTCTAATGATTTGAGAAAATAACTTATAGCTGTTTTATAATCGTGTTGTTGAAAATAAATTGTTCCCAAATTATTTCCGCCTCGGGCTATTGCAACACTATCTTTATTGAATTCAGCTATCTGCATTGATCGTAAATAATGTTTAATTGCTTCTGAATAATTCCCTAAATAGTCATAGCAAATTCCCAAGTTTGAATTGGCATCGCATACTGTTTTAGTGGATCCATTACCATAAAAGTGAATAGCGTTTTTTAAATAAAAAATTGCCGAGTCATATTTACCCTTGTAAATAAAACAAACTGCTTTTAAATTATTGGCAAAACCCTTAACTCGGGGATTGTCAAAATTTTTAGACTCGATTAACATTTTGTTTGCATAAAATGAAGCTGAATCTAAATTGCCATTGAGGTGGGATTTACATTTCTGCCCAAGTAGACCAAAATAAATGCTGTCTTTTACCTGAGCAGAAAGAGAGGTATAAGTAAAAACAACAAACAAAAAAACTACATTAACTTTATTCAGTTTTAACATTTAGTAAAAATAAAATTTATTTGAAAAATAAAAGTGATTAGTTTTTACTTTTTTTTATCGTGCGATTAAGCATTGCCAGAATGCGACTATTATTCGGAATTTGCGCCATTTGAATTCTTCGCGCATAATGAATAGAATCTAGAATTTCTCTCTGCTTTTCCTCCACAATTTTCTTTTGATTTTCAACAAGTAACTTTTGTTTTTCAATAATTCCCTTTTGTTTTTGTGTTACTTTAAATCGATTGAACATAAAGCCTGCAAAGATCATTACTAATCCCAACCCTCCAAATAAAGCGTACTGCTGATTTTTCTTAGCTTTAATTTCTGCGCTTTGTTTGGCCAGCTCTGCGTTTTTTACTTCACTTTCTTTAGCATGCGCTACAGAATCTGCTGCAGCTTGTTTTTCATATTCGTATTTAAGTTGATTTTTAATACTGGCTTTACGGGTTGATTCATTGTTTATTGAATCGCGCATTTGAATATAAAGTTCGTAGTTATCAACTGCGCTTTTATAATCTTTAATATGTTTGTTTATAATCCAGAGATGTTCTGCTGCTCCCATAATTGTTTTAACAAATCCCGCTTTCTTGGCAATTACCAAAGCATCGCTCGCTTTTTGCTGTGCCAATTTATACTCACCATTATTGATATGCACTGATGCAATTTTAATTAATGCAGAAGAAAGACCGCTTTGATCGTTAGTGCTTTTACTGATTACTAGTGCTGAATCATAATATTGCAAGGCTTCCTTACTCATTTTCTTGTTTTCGTATACATAACCAATATTCATGAAAGCAAAGGCTACTCCGT from Sphingobacteriaceae bacterium includes the following:
- a CDS encoding succinate dehydrogenase/fumarate reductase iron-sulfur subunit, with the translated sequence MSGNMNLTLKVWKQKNKNEKGRFETYDAKGISPDMSFLEMFDVVNEQLIGTGKEPIAFDHDCREGICGACSMYINGRPHGPKEGITTCQLHMRSFKDGDTIVVEPWRSAAFPVIKDLAVDRSSFDRIMSAGGFVSVNTGNAKDANNILINKDDADSAFNAAACIGCGACVAACKNSSAMLFVSAKVSQLALLPQGQIEKQDRVLNMVKQMDEEGFGNCTNTGACEAECPKSISLENIARLNREYLGATLAQNK
- a CDS encoding tetratricopeptide repeat protein; translated protein: MKIKLSILFIRQIILIGVLASLNLQAQNSFRDSLKILLKKSIPDSIRINALNELINDEKDRDLWDIYNEEIIKVCERNLTCENESLKNYYKESLASAYNNKGYMENLAGNNFAALELFKKGVIYSLQVNDSLTAAYSLINIGAGYDIQGNLLKALEQYHLSLTWLEKLKDKRGMAACLINIGNIHKKQNELQTALTYYERSLKLNLELNDSSRIASSYNYLGMINSDLGLMDKAFYYHINALRIRQDVQDLDGLSKSNNNIGFLHKMAKNYDSALYYFNEGLKYAKLVRDKKSISNTLDIIAQAYFEMDKFSEAMLSAQESMKMAKETQSPIVIRNSARTLRFIYLKQKKYKEAYDMFELQIKMKDSLSNDETRKASVKKDMQYQFDKKELTMLAEQDKLNALANEEIRQKKRERVFFSIGLLFMLVIIVLVFISYSQKRKTNKLIVEQKAQVEQKQKEILDSIHYARRIQMAMMPREKNISVTLEKIQTRS
- a CDS encoding tetratricopeptide repeat protein — its product is MLKLNKVNVVFLFVVFTYTSLSAQVKDSIYFGLLGQKCKSHLNGNLDSASFYANKMLIESKNFDNPRVKGFANNLKAVCFIYKGKYDSAIFYLKNAIHFYGNGSTKTVCDANSNLGICYDYLGNYSEAIKHYLRSMQIAEFNKDSVAIARGGNNLGTIYFQQHDYKTAISYFLKSLEIRERQKDDYGIASCCINLGSCYDELKLNKESEMMFRRSLKHALIIGDSTLIAENYTAMGQLLSEANKYNEAIEAYNKVLPIYHHLGDPRLLSEIYWRIGDTYGKLKQMNKSHQFLLMSKSYANSASYLIGIKSACERLVVTSAALGNIDSTGYYLQQVNNIQDTLYSEANAKEIAAMTEKYESDKKDAQIALKNAQLEKQKVESDKKATQRNVLFGALALSISLAFIFYRNFKSKSKANLEIQKQKEVISEQNIILEEKQKEILDSIKYAKRIQMAQIPSENRVKNIIEKLHVKNEN